One region of Streptomyces davaonensis JCM 4913 genomic DNA includes:
- a CDS encoding RNA polymerase sigma-70 factor, giving the protein MTTATADEFETHRPRLFGLAYRMLGSAQEAEDAVQDAYLRFSAADRTEIARPSAWLAKVVTNLCLSRLTSARARREEYVGEWLPEPVLTSDGALGPLESAEQRDSVSLAMLVLLERLTPTERAVFVLREAFAYGHREIAEALELTEANCRQLYRRAVRRVGEPESRFEAEPKRREELVESFISAAREGDVVALEKLLAADVTWTGDGGGKVSAARRPIEGRDHVFRFLVGSRRTFLAGVEFSAVEVNGAMGMAAWLDSTLISVVAFETRDGVITHARAVVNPEKLGFVSRQLARA; this is encoded by the coding sequence ATGACGACCGCGACCGCCGACGAGTTCGAGACCCACCGCCCCCGGCTGTTCGGCCTGGCCTATCGCATGCTGGGCTCGGCCCAGGAGGCCGAGGACGCCGTCCAGGACGCGTATCTGCGGTTCAGCGCCGCCGACCGTACGGAGATCGCGCGCCCGTCGGCCTGGCTGGCCAAGGTCGTCACCAACCTCTGTCTGTCCCGGCTGACCTCGGCGCGGGCGCGCCGGGAGGAGTACGTCGGGGAGTGGCTGCCGGAGCCGGTCCTGACCTCCGACGGCGCGCTCGGGCCGCTGGAGTCCGCCGAGCAGCGGGATTCGGTGTCGCTGGCGATGCTGGTGCTGCTGGAACGGCTCACTCCTACGGAGCGGGCCGTTTTCGTGCTGCGGGAGGCCTTCGCGTACGGCCACCGGGAGATCGCCGAGGCGCTGGAGCTGACCGAGGCCAACTGCCGTCAGCTGTACCGGCGAGCGGTGCGGCGGGTGGGCGAGCCGGAGTCCCGGTTCGAGGCGGAGCCGAAGCGGCGGGAGGAGCTGGTCGAGTCCTTCATCTCGGCGGCCCGGGAGGGCGATGTGGTCGCGCTGGAGAAGCTGCTGGCGGCCGATGTGACCTGGACCGGCGACGGGGGCGGCAAGGTCAGCGCGGCGCGGCGGCCGATCGAGGGCCGGGACCATGTGTTCCGGTTCCTGGTGGGGTCGCGGCGGACGTTCCTGGCCGGGGTGGAGTTCTCGGCGGTGGAAGTCAACGGGGCGATGGGCATGGCCGCGTGGTTGGACTCCACCTTGATCTCCGTCGTCGCCTTCGAGACGCGGGACGGAGTGATCACCCACGCGCGGGCCGTGGTGAATCCGGAGAAGCTGGGATTCGTGAGTCGTCAGCTGGCACGGGCGTAG